Within the Trichoderma breve strain T069 chromosome 3, whole genome shotgun sequence genome, the region GTTCTAGTTTCTCGTAAAAGGCTTTCCGGACCAGGTGTTTATTGTTTGAATGGTGTGTCGGCGTGACGAATTCGTCGCTCGCTGTCTGATTCCAGCTGCGTGGCGTTGTAaaataaagagagagagagagagaaaaataaacCCATATCGCACacaaggggaaaaagaaaaaaggtcCCGCGCCAAGAATTCCTCCCAACTAAGTCATCATCGATTGGTCGTTCCTCCACGTCCTGGGAAACAGAATTACATGACGACACAGCAGCCGCCGGATTGCTGGGGTGCGTAGGGATCCTCGCCCTTTGGTACGGTTCCCCATACTGAAGGAACCATGTAGTCTCTCGTACCATTGCAGTACGCAatgatgctgcagccgtCGCGTTAGCCTCGTGTCCCCTGTCCGGCAGTGGCTGTGGATGCGTCTTTTAGCTCTTACCTCTTGGAAGCGGTGCTGACGGGAATGCGTTCCCGGTCCAAATCCTCGCGTAGTCTGTTGTTGAGCTCCGTTAAGCGCCTAAGCTTGAGGTCTGCCATTGACTGCTTCGTCTTCTTAATCTGGGTCGGGTCGCCGACATCACGGGAGGTGTACTGAGGCATCGTAACGGTACGTTAAAATAAAGGAATGACTATTGAGTTGGATTTGACCGGAGTCGGGGTGGTGAGAGTGATTGAATGGCTCGCACTCGTCAGCCGGGACGATGGATTGTGTTGACGGAGTTGTTGCGAAAACTGCCTGCAGCTGCCTGGTTAGCCTCAATTTCATCTAGGCACCTATCACCAATCGGTTGCTTCGGTGGATACGCGATGCTAAATGGAACACAAAGAATTGCAAAAAATCAATCACAAAGAGGATGGAAAAGGCCCGTCTGCTCTGCTGCCGTCACGTTGGCGCGACAGTGATGACGGCTCAAGAGACGCAGTGCAACGATCGACACCGCGAGACGATACAAGAATCGGCAACAGCGGCGAGCGACGATTCGCCTCTCCCCCGTCGAACTCGCGATCGActgctggtgatggaggagacgagagaaaaaacaatGCCAGCCTCTCGTCATTCCCCCTTTTCGCTCATGCCGATGCATTCGTGTCTGTTCAATTGATCCCATCGCCATGCCATCGAAACGTCGTGTCTGCCGGAGCTTGGGAcgcctcctctttcttgcCTCCCCCCTAGCCCGTATCGCGCAATGGAACGGGAAGATacaatgagaaaaaaaaaaaaatggcaAAGACTTACCAACCGTCGTAGAAACCCTCAATTATCGGTCGCGAGAAACAGCGACGACACACTTGCTCCAATATGGGGGTtgaaaggaagaggagagggttTGGTCGCGAAGGCGAGACGTGCGTTACGTGaatgtgtgtgtgagtgagaaaatgagagagaggcccAAGAGAGTGAAAGAGCGGGTTGGAAAgcctggagaagagagttg harbors:
- a CDS encoding GGL domain-containing protein, translating into MPQYTSRDVGDPTQIKKTKQSMADLKLRRLTELNNRLREDLDRERIPVSTASKSIIAYCNGTRDYMVPSVWGTVPKGEDPYAPQQSGGCCVVM